One Coccinella septempunctata chromosome 8, icCocSept1.1, whole genome shotgun sequence genomic window carries:
- the LOC123319279 gene encoding uncharacterized protein LOC123319279, with amino-acid sequence MYNFDAFMADLHLKALTGNVMRPLHASKRESSIDNADTYFSIEECIDDILEGYRVLVIMRGLPGSGKSHLAKSILKACYTNPNYEHHIHSADNFFMNRGKYKYDARQISQAHQWNQRNVDHRMQEGYSPLIVDNTNTEMWDMVNYVGMAVRNGYKIRVLEMNTRWCFSCRDLTSRNQHNVPKRTIENMLARYEMGITAKKLLVNYQCPLTHQEQPLLRRVPALFTLTVGNDAGSAHDAINPDLSLPRSKKKSKYEIWSLNDNCGTQENGMNGLMNGVSNLNLSESPNTYNYFGWDTSLDNHVVEDWRIVETPTNVPAEYIREMYDDCRGDFDMTFEIFLEDNKDYSHLTYERTNDQQMPEENSVVIGKNASVESLNEVGESPTPESSSEDECWTPPSGSVTDLDSQNPMTPFENHNIELNLGDLLVQQLVGEFGDPALNFPIGFLPVVQLPKTLARQLYAFYVESVYQQMDTQKCILDVLVKEDETFARKLQEEENNGSTVSKPPPEGLQEIMNEQAALRLHKRQMPALKTPKDLSTELTIIDIPEDKTKSATEYREEAEYHRRKRNELNEKAREHHGKGQTEIAQFYSVLSPEQTKYYDTANNKAATVFLDENSKQLQNMNTLDLHYLFVKEAVSALDVFIDGKIEHLNATAGKQTQHLLIITGRGNRSANGVSKIRPAVIKRLEARKIRYYKMNPGLLKIKIKRNTPVTNDL; translated from the exons CGTTCATGGCAGATTTGCACCTCAAGGCACTCACAGGCAACGTCATGCGTCCATTGCACGCGAGCAAGCGCGAATCAAGTATAGATAACGCTGACACGTACTTCTCGATAGAGGAATGTATTGACGATATTTTAGAAGGCTACAGAGTGTTGGTCATAATGAGAGGTTTGCCGGGCAGCGGTAAATCGCACTTAGCGAAATCCATACTCAAGGCTTGTTATACCAATCCGAACTACGAGCATCATATACACAGCGCCGACAACTTTTTCATGAACAGAGGGAAGTACAAGTACGACGCAAGGCAGATCAGCCAGGCGCACCAGTGGAACCAGAGGAACGTGGACCACAGGATGCAGGAAGGTTATAGTCCCTTGATCGTGGACAACACCAACACCGAAATGTGGGATATGGTGAATTACGTAGGGATGGCCGTGCGGAACGGCTACAAGATCCGCGTTCTGGAGATGAACACCAGATGGTGCTTCAGTTGCAGAGATCTTACCAGCAGGAACCAGCACAATGTTCCCAAACGTACCATCGAGAACATGTTGGCGAGGTACGAGATGGGCATTACGGCTAAGAAACTCTTGGTGAATTACCAGTGTCCCCTCACTCACCAGGAACAACCGTTGCTCAGAAGAGTTCCCGCCCTCTTTACCCTTACTGTCGGAAACGACGCTGGTTCCGCCCACGACGCCATCAACCCCGATCTATCCTTACCGAGAAGCAAGAAAAAAAGCAAATACGAAATTTGGAGTTTAAACGACAATTGCGGCACGCAAGAGAACGGAATGAACGGTCTTATGAACGGGGTATCTAACCTTAATTTGTCGGAGTCGCCAAACACGTACAACTATTTCGGCTGGGACACGAGCTTAGATAACCACGTCGTTGAAGATTGGAGGATCGTGGAGACTCCCACGAACGTACCGGCCGAGTACATCAGGGAGATGTACGACGATTGCAGGGGGGATTTCGACATGACTTTCGAGATCTTCTTGGAGGATAACAAGGATTATTCGCATCTAACGTACGAGCGGACTAACGATCAGCAAATGCCGGAGGAAAATTCGGTCGTTATTGGTAAAAACGCGTCCGTGGAGTCGCTGAACGAGGTCGGC GAATCCCCAACACCGGAGTCTTCGTCGGAGGACGAATGTTGGACCCCGCCGTCAGGATCCGTTACGGACTTAGACTCTCAGAACCCGATGACGCCCTTCGAAAATCACAACATCGAGCTCAACCTCGGGGACCTGTTGGTCCAGCAGTTGGTGGGCGAGTTCGGCGATCCCGCCCTCAATTTCCCGATCGGGTTTCTGCCGGTCGTCCAGCTGCCCAAAACGCTGGCCAGGCAGCTTTACGCCTTCTATGTGGAGTCCGTCTATCAGCAGATGGACACCCAGAAGTGCATCCTGGACGTGCTGGTCAAGGAGGATGAGACGTTCGCCAGAAAATTGCAAGAGGAAGAGAACAATGGATCGACGGTTAGCAAACCGCCCCCGGAAGGTCTCCAGGAGATCATGAACGAGCAGGCGGCGTTGCGGTTGCACAAGAGGCAGATGCCGGCGTTGAAGACGCCCAAAGACCTGTCGACGGAGCTCAC aattattgacatccca GAGGATAAGACTAAATCGGCTACTGAGTACCGGGAAGAGGCAGAGTACCACCGCAGAAAACGAAACGAACTGAATGAGAAAGCCCGAGAGCACCACGGCAAAGGACAAACGGAGATAGCTCAATTTTATTCGGTGCTGTCGCCAGAGCAGACCAAGTACTACGACACGGCGAACAACAAGGCTGCCACGGTTTTCCTAGACGAAAACTCGAAGCAGTTGCAGAACATGAACACATTGGACCTCCATTATCTCTTCGTTAAGGAAGCCGTGTCCGCCTTGGACGTGTTCATCGACGGTAAAATCGAGCATCTGAACGCAACCGCCGGGAAACAAACTCAACATCTCCTTATTATAACCGGAAGAGGCAACAGGAGCGCCAACGGAGTTAGCAAAATAAGGCCTGCTGTGATAAAAAGACTGGAAGCCAGAAAAATAAG atattataAAATGAATCCGGGGCTGCTAAAAATCAAGATCAAACGCAACACGCCTGTTACCAACGATCTCTGA
- the LOC123319280 gene encoding LOW QUALITY PROTEIN: uncharacterized protein LOC123319280 (The sequence of the model RefSeq protein was modified relative to this genomic sequence to represent the inferred CDS: substituted 1 base at 1 genomic stop codon), with amino-acid sequence MPNTTETDKRQTKLKALESKKQMFFLRLQKLLDYIKDLNKPKVAEYFRMGLYSIETTKQSIMEVVEEINMIQLDINPDSSPNYQAIEAAEDLYCRIKLAADQVEKGLLDSSISSGTISKIPLKPQHKLPAIELVDFNGDPKVWPIFYQNFKSCVHENAELDDACKIHYLLSKLSGRALTLCSGIPPIANNYESPVVLYAKLFIRKLWSIKLEWDSDPPVELVNSWKDFENELPLLTQVKVPRWLGAHTNSPITLIGFSDASQTSYAAAVYMKTVSNAFMADLHLKALTGNVMRPLHASKRESSIDNADTYFSIEEIEECIDDILEGYIVLVIMRGLPGSGKSHLAKSILRACYTNPNYEHHIHSADNFFMNRGKYKYDARQIGQAHQWNQRNVDHRMQEGYSPLIVDNTNTEMWEMMNYVGMAVRNGYKIRVLEVNTRWCFSCRDLTSRNQHNVPKRTIENMLARYEMGITAEKLLVNYHYQDHYGLMNGVSNLNLSESPNMYNYFGWDTSLDNHVVEDWRILETPTRQVGFAPIAPVKKPATSEIGTNTEILDFHRETDLKVMYGRNREIAETRKGIAVNRPGMLDEGCWTGDDVRSDRNEDLKKLIDIFQKVPAEHIREMYDDCRGYFDMTFEIILEDNKDYSHLTYERTNDQQMAEENSVVSGKSASVESLNEVGVNPETQKCILDVLVKEDERFARKLQEEENNGSTVSKSPPEGLREIMNEQAALRLHKRQMPALKTPKDLSTELTKKKLFETFPHVXQDVILKLYHANELNYKQTVDDLIASVGQAGVGSTGGNIREPPISESTMQELEEAHIDCEPPAKEDKTKSATEYREEADYHRKKRNELNQKAKEHHRKGQTEIAQFYSVLAQQQTKYYDTANNKAATVFLDENSKQLKNMNTLDLHYLFVKEAVSALDIFIDGKIEHLNATAGKQTHSLLIITIRGNRSANGVSKIRPALMQRLEARKIRYHKMNPGLLKIKIKRNTPVTNDL; translated from the exons atgcCGAATACCACGGAAACGGATAAGAGGCAAACTAAGCTGAAGGCCTTGGAAtccaaaaaacaaatgttttTCTTACGGCTTCAAAAGCTTTTAGATTATATTAAAGATTTGAATAAGCCTAAAGTTGCAGAATATTTCAGAATGGGTTTATACTCTATTGAAACGACAAAACAAAGCATTATGGAAGTTGTAGAAGAGATAAATATGATTCAGTTAGACATAAATCCAGATAGTTCACCAAATTATCAAGCAATTGAAGCTGCTGAAGATTTATATTGTCGTATTAAATTGGCCGCAGATCAGGTAGAAAAAGGATTGTTGGATTCTAGTATTAGTAGTGgtacaatttcaaaaattccattAAAACCGCAACACAAATTACCTGCAATTGAATTAGTGGATTTTAATGGTGATCCTAAAGTATGGCCCATATTTTACCAAAACTTCAAGAGTTGCGTTCATGAAAATGCTGAGCTAGACGATGCGTGCAAAATACATTATCTGCTGAGTAAACTCAGTGGTCGTGCCCTCACTCTTTGTTCTGGAATACCTCCAATTGCAAATAACTATGAAA GTCCTGTAGTATTGTACGCGAAATTGTTTATTCGTAAACTCTGGTCCATTAAATTAGAATGGGACTCGGACCCTCCAGTCGAACTTGTTAACAGCTGGaaagattttgaaaatgaattgcCTCTTCTTACTCAGGTGAAAGTTCCTAGATGGCTAGGAGCTCATACAAATTCGCCTATAACCTTAATAGGTTTCTCCGACGCAAGTCAAACTAGTTATGCCGCTGCTGTTTATATGAAAACTGTTTCAAACG CGTTCATGGCGGATTTGCACCTCAAGGCACTCACAGGCAACGTCATGCGTCCATTGCACGCGAGCAAGCGCGAATCAAGTATAGATAACGCTGACACGTACTTCTCTATAGAGGAGATAGAGGAATGTATTGACGATATTTTGGAAGGCTACATAGTGTTGGTCATAATGAGAGGTTTGCCGGGCAGCGGTAAATCGCACTTAGCGAAATCCATACTTAGGGCTTGTTATACCAATCCGAACTACGAGCATCATATACACAGCGCCGACAACTTTTTCATGAACAGAGGGAAGTACAAGTACGACGCGAGGCAGATCGGCCAGGCGCACCAGTGGAACCAGAGGAACGTGGACCACAGGATGCAGGAAGGTTATAGTCCCTTGATCGTGGACAACACCAACACCGAAATGTGGGAGATGATGAATTACGTTGGGATGGCCGTGCGGAACGGCTACAAGATCCGCGTTCTGGAGGTGAACACCAGATGGTGCTTCAGTTGCAGAGATCTTACCAGCAGGAACCAGCACAATGTTCCCAAACGTACCATCGAGAACATGTTGGCGAGGTACGAGATGGGCATTACGGCTGAGAAACTCTTGGTGAATTACCATTACCAAGACCATTACGGTCTTATGAACGGGGTATCTAACCTCAATTTGTCGGAGTCGCCAAACATGTACAACTATTTCGGCTGGGACACGAGCTTAGATAACCACGTCGTTGAAGATTGGAGGATCTTGGAGACTCCCACACGTCAAGTTGGCTTCGCGCCTATCGCGCCCGTCAAAAAGCCAGCTACGTCCGAGATCGGCACTAACACGGAAATCTTGGATTTCCATCGAGAGACGGATCTCAAGGTTATGTACGGAAGGAACAGGGAGATCGCGGAAACGCGAAAGGGGATCGCCGTTAACAGGCCTGGTATGTTGGACGAGGGCTGTTGGACCGGGGACGACGTTCGGTCGGACAGAAACGAGGACTTGAAGAAGCTGATCGATATTTTCCAGAAAGTACCGGCCGAGCACATCAGAGAGATGTACGACGATTGTAGGGGGTATTTCGACATGACTTTCGAGATCATCTTGGAGGATAACAAGGATTATTCGCATCTAACGTACGAGCGGACTAACGATCAGCAAATGGCGGAGGAAAATTCGGTCGTTAGTGGTAAAAGCGCGTCCGTGGAGTCGCTGAACGAGGTCGGCGTAAACCCGGAGACCCAGAAGTGCATCCTGGACGTGCTGGTCAAGGAGGATGAGAGGTTCGCCAGAAAATTGCAAGAGGAAGAGAACAATGGATCGACGGTTAGCAAATCGCCCCCGGAAGGTCTCCGGGAGATCATGAACGAGCAGGCGGCGTTGCGGTTGCACAAGAGGCAGATGCCGGCGTTGAAGACGCCCAAAGACCTGTCGACGGAGCTCACGAAGAAGAAGCTGTTCGAGACGTTTCCGCACGTATAACAGGACGTCATACTGAAATTGTACCACGCCAACGAGCTGAATTACAAGCAGACTGTCGACGATTTGATAGCTTCCGTAGGCCAAGCAGGCGTAGGTTCGACAGGCGGGAATATAAGGGAGCCGCCCATCAGCGAGTCTACGATGCAGGAACTGGAGGAGGCTCATATAGACTGTGAACCGCCAGCAAAG GAGGATAAGACTAAATCGGCTACTGAGTACCGGGAAGAGGCAGATTACCACCGCAAAAAACGAAACGAACTGAATCAGAAAGCCAAAGAGCACCACAGGAAAGGACAAACGGAGATAGCTCAATTTTATTCGGTGCTGGCGCAACAGCAGACCAAGTACTACGACACGGCGAACAACAAGGCTGCCACGGTTTTCCTAGACGAAAACTCGAAGCAGTTGAAGAACATGAACACCTTGGACCTCCATTATCTCTTCGTTAAGGAAGCCGTGTCCGCCTTGGACATTTTCATCGACGGTAAAATCGAGCATCTGAACGCAACCGCCGGGAAACAAACTCATTCCCTCCTTATTATAACCATAAGAGGCAACAGGAGCGCCAACGGAGTTAGCAAAATAAGGCCTGCTTTGATGCAAAGACTCGAAGCCAGAAAAATAAG atatcataaaatgaatccGGGGCTGCTAAAAATCAAGATCAAACGCAACACGCCTGTTACCAACGATCTCTGA